The DNA segment TTCTTCCTGCTGGGCACCCTGGGCCTCTTCTGCCTCGTGTTTGCCTGCGTGGTGAAGCCAGACTTCTCGACCTGTGCCTCTCGACGGTTCCTCTTTGGGGTCCTGTTTGCCATCTGCTTCTCCTGCCTGATAGCCCACACCCTCTCCCTCAACTTCCTAGCCCGGAAGAACCATGGGCCCCGAGGCTGGGTTATCTTCACTGTGGCTCTGCTTCTCACCCTTGTGGAGGTCATCATTAACACCGAGTGGTTGATTATCACCCTGGTACGGGGAGGCGGCCAGGTTAGCACCCCGGGCAATGGCAGCGCCGACTGGACCGTGACCTCTCCGTGTGCCATTGCCAACATGGACTTTGTCATGGCCCTCATTTAcgtaatgctgctgctgctggcggCCTTCCTAGGAGCCTGGCCCACCTTGTGTGGCCGCTTTAAGCGCTGGCGGAAGCACGGGGTCTTTGTGTTGCTCACCACGGCCACCTCCATTGCCATCTGGGTGGTGTGGATTGTCATGTACACCTACGGCAATAAGCAGCACCATAGCCCCACCTGGGATGACCCCACACTGGCCATTGCGCTCGCTGCCAATGCCTGGACTTTTGTCTTCTTCTATGTCATCCCTGAGGTCTCCCAAGTGACCAAACCCAGCCCAGAACAGAGCTACCAGGGGGACATGTACCCGACCCGAGGGGTGGGCTACGAGACCATCCTGAAGGAGCAGACGGGCCAGAGCATGTTTGTGGAGAACAAGGCATTTTCTATGGATGAACCAGCCTCAGGTGCGGCAAGACGTTGtatatatctttgtgtgtgtgtgtgagtgtgtgtgtgtgtgtgtgtgtgtgtgtgtgtgtgtgtgagagagagagagagagagagagagagagagagagagagagagagagagagaaacagacagatagacagatctcacagagcctaggctggtcttgaactcagtatgtagctgaggctgggtCTTGGAACTGATCCActcttagtttttttgtttttgtttttgtttttttttttgtcttttgttttgggaaacagggtctctctgtgtttgGCTCTCAGTTGGCTGACCTAGAACCCAATCTGTTGaccggaactcacagagatctgtgtgcctctgcctcacaagtgctgacATTAAGGCACGCACCACCAACACCCAGTatttcagctttcttttctttttttttaaagatgtatttatttcatttacgtgaatacactgttgctgtcctcagacacaccagaagagagcatcagatcccattacagatggttgtgagccactatgcagttgctgggatttgaactcaggacctctggaagagcagtcagtgctcctaaccgatgagccatctctccagcgccccccccccccccccgagctggggaccgaacccagggctttgcgtttactaggcaagcgctgctctaccactgagctaaatacccaacccccccagcttttggtttttaaaatgacatttgtttatttatttatttatttatttatttatttatttatttatttatttatttagtcagtCTTCTCTTTCCTAACATGAGGGTTCTAGAGACTAGGcttgggttgtcaggcttggtggcaggtgcccTTAATATGGCCgtgccaactttttttttaatttacttattttttattggatattttttatttacatttcaaatgttatcccctttccgggtttcccgtccataaacccccatcccatctcctctcccccttcttctatgagggggctccttcacccacccacccaccctgtgCCAACTTTTATCCCATGTCCTTTACTCTTGGCAGGGAGCCCTTTCTCTTTAAGAAAAATGTCTGCAATTTTCTGCTTTGAAACCCGTGTGTTTGGCAGTGGGAGAGTTCCCATGTAGCAGACCTGAGACcccagttcagtttccagcaccacaGACAAAGCTCGCCATGGCCCATAGTGACCTCAGCAGCGTAGTCTTACTAGATGGAACGTTTATCGGAGACCTGGCGTGTGCGGGGCTCTGTGCTAAGACGGGGCAGCCCTCTCAGAACTGACCAGAGTTCTGCAGGACCCCAACTGTTTATGTTGATGAAGATGTGTTGGGGGGCATTAGACTCAGCCTGGTTATCCCACACTGGCTCTGGGGTCACTGACAGAAATTCAGTTAAGAGGCAATGGGCATGCTATCGTCAGATATCCTTGGGTCTTCTGTGCACACTGTGTGGCCCTCATACTTCTTGCTTTGTGGAAGGCGGTGACACATGCACAGTCTGTGATCTTGGAGATGACAGCTTTCCCCACATCGGGGTGGCTTCTGTCCCACAGAGACATTAAGACGTCATTAAGGAAGCCAGAAAGAAAGAGGACGAAGGCAGGTGCTGGGAGGTGTAGCAAACCCTGTCCCAACCCTTGCTCCTCCCTCTGTACTCCTTTGGCAGGACGGAGCGTTCTTGGTCTTTTTCTTCTCATGGAGTTATTACTTCTAGGCTTGTAAgcactttatttatttcatttcccccccccccccgcagtggAAAAATCAATACCATGGGCCGAGCACTTAGGCTGCAGGGTCCCTCAGCcctggaggagagagctgaatTCTCTATCCCCGGCCTCATCAGGCTAGTTACCAGCTCTCGTCTAATACCCCAGTGGTGCCCAGCATGGGGAAACCCACACCAGTAGGTGCAGAGAGTTACAAATCTGTCTGGGTGCTTGCCAGGGGGCCCAGGTGGAGTGCCAAGGCTCCCTGGCTGGGCCTTGTGTGGCTGTACGGTGACACTGTAGCCACCCATGTTCTGGGAGGACATGGGCACAAAAAGCGATGGGGTTTCAGCTGTTTCCCCTTGCGCCTGGCAGTGGGTCTATGGTGGTAGAGATGAGAGCTGGAGGCTGGCCATTTTGGAAGGCAGCCCAAGGCCCATGTGCCTCTGGCCCTGAGGGTAGATAGGGATGTGAGGGTTGCTGACAGCATATTTTTCTGagctatgggggagggggagggtgtgtgtgtgtgtgtgtgtgtgtgtgtgtgtgtgtgtgtgtgcgcgcgcgcgcgcgcgcgcgcccatGTCTCCCAAGCAGGAAGCCATGCAGTACTTCTCTGTACATCTAAACAAAAGAACAGATGTGGGAAGGGGCACCAGGTCCACTGACTCACTTACAGGTCACCACTCCCCGGTCAGGACCCCAGGGCCCCATTTCCCTAAACTCAGAAGAGTTGcttgggctgggggtggggcaagaACAGACAGGAGATGAGTCCTGAAATCTTCAAATCTAAGCTTGTTTTTCTCTACAGCAAAGAGACCGGTGTCGCCTTACAGTGGCTACAATGGTCAGCTGCTGACCAGCGTGTACCAGCCCACCGAGATGGCCCTGATGCACAAAGGCCCGGTGAGTGGGCCCCTCAGGTTCCAGTGACCTGACTGAGAGAGCCGCAGAGCCCAGCCTCTGTTTTTGTTGTAGAGGCTGTGTAGACTGTGGCTGGGTTGAGGCATTAGGGTATGGTGAGCTTCTCCTGGGGGCATTAACCCTACCAAGCCAGGGCTCTAGCACAATGCAGTGGGATCTGTCCTGAATCACTGGCATCACCCACTGCCGGAGGCCCAGGCATGTGGCgcatacctgtaattctagcactcaggaggcagaagcaggaagcttgAGTTCAAGGGCTACAGCCTGCACCACCAGCCTGGGCCATATGATACCCCATTTCCATGCCTTGACCTTATACCTCCCCTGGGCTCTGGGAGCAGTACTCCATTAGCTAAGGGGGCTGTGGGAACAGGAAGGAGGTGGAGTAGACTCCCGCTCCATATGTGGTCCTCCCCTCTGCTGGCAGTGGTTGCCAGAGAGGTCAGCGACCTGCCTTGGCAGGATTCTGGGAACAGGAAGCCAGGAGGTCAGCAGGGTGCTGTTCCCATCCGTtccttccccacctctcctctcccggGCTAGGAGCAGGGGATGGCTGGCCGGTGtgtctgagacttccaaccccAGCTCTTTTTCTAGTGTGAAGCTGACCCCTGGAGCAGTTTCCATTCACACTGTGAGCTCTGTGGAGTGGGGGCCCGGCCTCCTCTCCCTGAGTTGGGAGGGAGTTGGGAGGGTGAGCTGAACTGGGCTGCTATTTCTGCTTCATTCTCACACCCCTGGCCCACAGACCGTCAGAGTGAGCCGTGATGGAGAACTTGCTGACACTGCAGACTGGGTCTGAGGTGGACGCAGTATTGTGACTTGctgttggtgggggtgggggtggggaatctgGACTTGGCGGGGTGGGGGTTGACATCACCTGGTGGCTTGGCTTCTATCTAGAAGGAAGTCCCAAGGCAGATCTACAGGGGACTTCAGGGCTTT comes from the Rattus norvegicus strain BN/NHsdMcwi chromosome 10, GRCr8, whole genome shotgun sequence genome and includes:
- the Gprc5c gene encoding G-protein coupled receptor family C group 5 member C isoform X3, with protein sequence MRRAGAGWLRVPGTQLKPGLGARMATHKTLLMCLGLPLFFPGALAQNHAPPGCSPDLDPLYYNLCDRSGAWGIVLEAVAGAGIITTFVLTIILVASLPFVQDTKKRSLLGTQVFFLLGTLGLFCLVFACVVKPDFSTCASRRFLFGVLFAICFSCLIAHTLSLNFLARKNHGPRGWVIFTVALLLTLVEVIINTEWLIITLVRGGGQVSTPGNGSADWTVTSPCAIANMDFVMALIYVMLLLLAAFLGAWPTLCGRFKRWRKHGVFVLLTTATSIAIWVVWIVMYTYGNKQHHSPTWDDPTLAIALAANAWTFVFFYVIPEVSQVTKPSPEQSYQGDMYPTRGVGYETILKEQTGQSMFVENKAFSMDEPASAKRPVSPYSGYNGQLLTSVYQPTEMALMHKGPSEGAYDVILPRATANSQVMGSANSTLRAEDMYMVQSHQVATPTKDGKISQDQSPKNKTRW
- the Gprc5c gene encoding G-protein coupled receptor family C group 5 member C isoform X1 codes for the protein MRRRAKVATMRPWVRAITEGYSLGVYGTAPGAAFGRERRVQKVSTRKCARARVWGRGSKQQQPTRQFGQKLESPFPTQKCTAAEPGGTQLKPGLGARMATHKTLLMCLGLPLFFPGALAQNHAPPGCSPDLDPLYYNLCDRSGAWGIVLEAVAGAGIITTFVLTIILVASLPFVQDTKKRSLLGTQVFFLLGTLGLFCLVFACVVKPDFSTCASRRFLFGVLFAICFSCLIAHTLSLNFLARKNHGPRGWVIFTVALLLTLVEVIINTEWLIITLVRGGGQVSTPGNGSADWTVTSPCAIANMDFVMALIYVMLLLLAAFLGAWPTLCGRFKRWRKHGVFVLLTTATSIAIWVVWIVMYTYGNKQHHSPTWDDPTLAIALAANAWTFVFFYVIPEVSQVTKPSPEQSYQGDMYPTRGVGYETILKEQTGQSMFVENKAFSMDEPASAKRPVSPYSGYNGQLLTSVYQPTEMALMHKGPSEGAYDVILPRATANSQVMGSANSTLRAEDMYMVQSHQVATPTKDGKISQDQSPKNKTRW
- the Gprc5c gene encoding G-protein coupled receptor family C group 5 member C isoform X2; this translates as MATHKTLLMCLGLPLFFPGALAQNHAPPGCSPDLDPLYYNLCDRSGAWGIVLEAVAGAGIITTFVLTIILVASLPFVQDTKKRSLLGTQVFFLLGTLGLFCLVFACVVKPDFSTCASRRFLFGVLFAICFSCLIAHTLSLNFLARKNHGPRGWVIFTVALLLTLVEVIINTEWLIITLVRGGGQVSTPGNGSADWTVTSPCAIANMDFVMALIYVMLLLLAAFLGAWPTLCGRFKRWRKHGVFVLLTTATSIAIWVVWIVMYTYGNKQHHSPTWDDPTLAIALAANAWTFVFFYVIPEVSQVTKPSPEQSYQGDMYPTRGVGYETILKEQTGQSMFVENKAFSMDEPASAKRPVSPYSGYNGQLLTSVYQPTEMALMHKGPSEGAYDVILPRATANSQVMGSANSTLRAEDMYMVQSHQVATPTKDGKISQDQSPKNKTRW
- the Gprc5c gene encoding G-protein coupled receptor family C group 5 member C precursor encodes the protein MATHKTLLMCLGLPLFFPGALAQNHAPPGCSPDLDPLYYNLCDRSGAWGIVLEAVAGAGIITTFVLTIILVASLPFVQDTKKRSLLGTQVFFLLGTLGLFCLVFACVVKPDFSTCASRRFLFGVLFAICFSCLIAHTLSLNFLARKNHGPRGWVIFTVALLLTLVEVIINTEWLIITLVRGGGQVSTPGNGSADWTVTSPCAIANMDFVMALIYVMLLLLAAFLGAWPTLCGRFKRWRKHGVFVLLTTATSIAIWVVWIVMYTYGNKQHHSPTWDDPTLAIALAANAWTFVFFYVIPEVSQVTKPSPEQSYQGDMYPTRGVGYETILKEQTGQSMFVENKAFSMDEPASAKRPVSPYSGYNGQLLTSVYQPTEMALMHKGPSEGAYDVILPRATANSQVMGSANSTLRAEDMYMVQSHQVATPTKDGKISQVFRNPYVWD